The following coding sequences are from one Candidatus Zixiibacteriota bacterium window:
- a CDS encoding vitamin B12-dependent ribonucleotide reductase, whose product MQGSEKKALTENALRVLERRYLAKDDHGNVIESPDQLFRRVATAVAQSDRNYGATDEQIQETAETFYRMISSLDFMPNSPTLMNAGRPLGQLSACFVLPVGDSMEEIFETIKHAALIHKSGGGTGFSFSRLRPRNSMVASTSGVASGPVSFMKVFNAATEAVKQGGTRRGANMGILRVDHPDIEEFVSCKDDLAQVTNFNISVAITDEFMRAVKENRDYALLNPRTGEPYTVNGKTVTKYAPKIFNDIIQHAWQTGEPGIVYIDRMNALSPNPGYEVIEATNPCGEQPLPPYDSCNLGSINLGAMVMTEVPRDYNPKVDPARGIDWDRFRKLIQDCVHFLDNIIDANKYPIPEIEDQTRRNRRIGLGVMGWADMLIKLRVPYNSEKAFELGERVMEFINNEGHMYSSELARLRGKFPNWEHSRFAAEGVIMRNATVTTIAPTGTISIIAGCSSGIEPYYAISFVRNVMDNTKLVDVNPLFEEIARKRGFYTQELMEKIANDNSVQGFDDIPGDVKELFMTAADVTPFQHIRMQAVFQKNCDSSVSKTINMDNSATQQDVYDAYWYAYELGCKGVTIYRDGSRPMQVLSTGKTKDPNAAKEEPKVEAAAPTAAAAPATPTTPAVESAAPAHAEVQDRPDVLTGITERIRTGYGNLYITINEHNGKPFEVFAQIGKSGWSTMADTEAICRMISLALRSGVPVSAIIEQLAGIGGESPLYQNGELIKSIPDAIGIVLKKHFGNGKDVQRKSTYHEVCPDCGTKLEHDSGCVTCRGCGYNKC is encoded by the coding sequence ATGCAGGGATCAGAGAAGAAAGCGTTGACCGAAAACGCCCTGCGCGTCTTGGAAAGGCGCTATTTGGCCAAGGATGACCACGGGAATGTGATCGAATCACCCGATCAACTCTTCCGACGTGTGGCAACGGCGGTCGCACAGTCGGACCGGAACTACGGTGCGACCGACGAGCAAATTCAGGAAACGGCCGAAACCTTCTACCGCATGATTTCGAGTCTCGACTTCATGCCCAACTCGCCGACGCTGATGAACGCCGGGAGGCCGCTCGGGCAATTGTCGGCCTGCTTCGTTCTGCCGGTCGGCGACTCGATGGAAGAGATTTTCGAAACGATTAAGCATGCGGCCCTGATTCACAAGTCGGGCGGCGGCACCGGATTCTCGTTCTCGCGGTTGCGCCCGCGCAACTCGATGGTTGCTTCGACCTCGGGCGTGGCCTCGGGACCGGTTTCCTTCATGAAGGTGTTCAATGCCGCCACCGAAGCGGTCAAACAGGGCGGCACGCGCCGCGGCGCCAATATGGGGATACTGCGTGTCGATCATCCCGATATCGAGGAATTCGTCTCCTGCAAAGACGACCTTGCGCAGGTTACCAACTTCAACATCTCGGTGGCGATCACCGATGAGTTCATGCGGGCCGTCAAGGAGAACCGGGATTACGCGCTGCTCAACCCGCGCACCGGCGAGCCGTACACGGTCAACGGCAAGACCGTCACCAAGTACGCGCCGAAGATCTTCAACGATATCATTCAGCACGCCTGGCAGACCGGCGAGCCGGGGATCGTCTATATCGACCGGATGAACGCCCTCTCGCCGAACCCCGGGTACGAGGTCATCGAGGCCACTAATCCCTGCGGCGAACAGCCGTTGCCGCCGTACGATTCCTGCAATCTCGGCTCGATCAATCTGGGCGCAATGGTGATGACGGAAGTACCGCGCGACTACAATCCCAAGGTTGACCCGGCGCGCGGCATCGACTGGGATCGGTTCCGCAAGCTGATCCAGGACTGCGTGCACTTCCTCGACAACATCATCGACGCCAACAAATATCCGATTCCCGAAATCGAAGACCAGACCCGCCGCAATCGTCGTATCGGGCTCGGCGTGATGGGCTGGGCGGATATGCTGATCAAGTTGCGTGTGCCGTACAACAGCGAGAAGGCGTTTGAACTGGGTGAGCGCGTGATGGAATTCATCAACAATGAAGGCCACATGTACTCCTCCGAGTTGGCGCGCCTGCGCGGCAAGTTCCCGAACTGGGAACATTCGCGCTTTGCCGCCGAGGGCGTGATCATGCGCAACGCCACTGTGACCACGATCGCGCCGACCGGCACGATCTCGATCATCGCGGGCTGTTCGTCGGGGATTGAACCGTATTACGCGATTTCCTTCGTCCGCAACGTTATGGACAATACCAAGCTGGTTGATGTCAACCCGCTCTTCGAAGAGATCGCTCGTAAGCGCGGCTTTTATACCCAGGAACTGATGGAGAAGATCGCCAACGACAATTCCGTTCAGGGCTTCGACGATATCCCCGGCGATGTGAAAGAGCTCTTCATGACCGCCGCCGACGTCACGCCGTTCCAGCATATTCGGATGCAGGCGGTCTTCCAGAAGAACTGCGATTCGTCGGTCTCCAAGACGATCAACATGGACAACTCCGCGACGCAGCAGGATGTCTACGACGCCTACTGGTACGCCTACGAACTCGGCTGCAAGGGCGTGACGATCTATCGCGACGGTTCGCGGCCGATGCAGGTGCTTTCTACCGGTAAGACCAAGGACCCGAATGCGGCCAAGGAAGAGCCGAAGGTCGAAGCTGCCGCCCCGACTGCCGCCGCGGCTCCGGCCACACCGACGACTCCGGCGGTCGAATCGGCCGCGCCGGCACACGCCGAGGTGCAGGATCGTCCCGATGTTTTGACCGGCATCACCGAGCGCATCCGCACCGGCTACGGCAATCTCTACATCACGATCAACGAGCACAACGGCAAGCCGTTCGAGGTGTTTGCGCAGATCGGCAAGTCGGGCTGGTCGACGATGGCCGACACCGAGGCGATCTGCCGCATGATTTCGCTGGCGCTGCGTTCCGGCGTGCCGGTGAGCGCGATCATCGAGCAATTGGCCGGCATCGGCGGAGAATCGCCGCTGTATCAGAACGGCGAATTGATCAAGTCGATTCCCGATGCGATCGGCATTGTGCTGAAGAAGCATTTCGGCAACGGCAAGGACGTGCAGCGCAAGTCGACCTATCACGAGGTCTGCCCCGACTGCGGGACCAAGCTGGAGCACGATTCCGGGTGCGTCACGTGTCGCGGCTGCGGCTATAACAAGTGTTAG
- a CDS encoding roadblock/LC7 domain-containing protein translates to MGTFIPAGRLSAVKYGDQRIEIQTEFSKYPEPRIATSVSLAGQVIHKIQKLWGKPIDSIDEMRVVEEIINKQHNEVTALIHEHAHTLVEQVQAQRNRPGGEQILDQVGKVEHVQSAFILTSEGKLVARQKITKEAEIVAAMIASLTEILFDIGRTMNLGDCEDCVLNLGSHDLLLLPFQGGYLAVLVDTKVRKREVLEQLWKIARAA, encoded by the coding sequence ATGGGAACTTTCATTCCGGCCGGCCGACTTTCCGCCGTCAAGTACGGCGATCAGCGCATCGAGATTCAAACGGAGTTTTCCAAGTATCCGGAGCCCCGGATTGCCACTTCCGTCAGCCTCGCCGGGCAGGTCATCCATAAGATCCAGAAGCTCTGGGGCAAGCCGATTGACTCGATCGACGAGATGCGGGTGGTCGAGGAGATCATCAACAAGCAGCATAATGAAGTCACGGCGCTGATCCACGAGCACGCCCATACGCTCGTCGAGCAGGTGCAGGCGCAGCGCAACCGGCCCGGGGGCGAACAAATTCTTGATCAGGTCGGCAAGGTCGAGCACGTGCAGTCGGCCTTCATCTTGACCTCCGAGGGCAAGCTGGTGGCACGGCAGAAGATCACGAAGGAGGCCGAGATCGTCGCCGCCATGATCGCCAGCCTGACGGAGATCCTGTTCGACATCGGCCGCACGATGAATCTCGGCGACTGCGAAGACTGCGTGCTCAATCTCGGCTCGCACGACCTGTTGCTGCTGCCGTTCCAGGGCGGCTACCTGGCGGTGCTGGTTGACACCAAAGTGCGCAAGCGCGAGGTGCTCGAACAACTCTGGAAGATCGCGAGGGCGGCATGA